One Thermococcus kodakarensis KOD1 genomic window carries:
- the guaB gene encoding IMP dehydrogenase: MGKFEQKLVNALKGYTFDDVLLIPQATEVEPKDVDVSTQITPNVRLNIPILSAAMDTVTEWEMAVAMAREGGLGVIHRNMSIEEQVEQVKRVKRAERFIVEDVISIKPDESLDYALFLMERNGVDGLPVVDDEGRVVGVITKKDIAAKQGSKVSEVMTGEVITVPETVTAEEAVQIMFDHRIDRLPVVDGEGRLVGIITMSDLAKRRKYRNAVRDENGDLLVAAAVGPFDLERAKALDNAGADVIVVDTAHAHNLKAIKAMKEIRNAVDADLIVGNIANPKAVDDLTFADAVKVGIGPGSICTTRVVAGVGVPQITAIALVADKAQEYGLHVIADGGIRYSGDIVKAIAAGADAVMLGSLLAGTKEAPGKEVVMNGRRYKQYRGMGSLGAMMKGGAERYYQKGHMKTKKFVPEGVEGVVPYKGPVGEVLYQLIGGLRAGMGYVGARNIPELKEKGEFVIITHAGYIESHPHDILITNEAPNYPLGK; this comes from the coding sequence ATGGGCAAATTTGAACAAAAACTTGTTAATGCTCTTAAGGGCTACACCTTCGACGACGTTCTCCTGATACCGCAGGCGACCGAAGTCGAGCCGAAGGACGTGGACGTTTCTACACAGATAACGCCCAACGTGAGGCTGAACATCCCGATTCTCAGCGCGGCCATGGACACGGTTACCGAGTGGGAGATGGCCGTTGCGATGGCAAGGGAAGGCGGCCTGGGAGTAATCCACAGGAACATGAGCATAGAGGAGCAGGTCGAACAGGTGAAGAGGGTCAAGAGGGCCGAGCGTTTCATCGTTGAGGATGTCATAAGCATAAAGCCAGATGAGAGCCTCGACTACGCGCTGTTCCTCATGGAGCGCAACGGCGTTGACGGTTTGCCCGTCGTTGACGATGAAGGAAGGGTCGTTGGTGTGATCACCAAGAAGGACATAGCGGCGAAGCAGGGATCGAAGGTCAGCGAGGTCATGACGGGCGAAGTCATAACAGTGCCCGAGACGGTAACGGCGGAGGAGGCAGTACAGATAATGTTCGACCACAGGATAGACCGGCTTCCTGTGGTTGACGGTGAGGGAAGGCTCGTTGGCATAATAACGATGAGCGACCTCGCGAAGAGGAGGAAGTACCGGAACGCGGTAAGGGACGAAAACGGTGACCTGCTCGTTGCTGCGGCCGTTGGCCCCTTCGACCTCGAGAGGGCAAAGGCCCTCGATAATGCTGGAGCCGACGTTATAGTCGTCGACACGGCCCACGCCCACAACCTCAAGGCGATAAAGGCGATGAAAGAGATAAGGAACGCCGTGGATGCCGACCTCATAGTGGGCAACATCGCAAACCCGAAGGCGGTTGATGATCTCACCTTCGCAGACGCCGTCAAGGTCGGAATCGGGCCAGGAAGCATCTGCACCACGAGGGTAGTTGCTGGAGTGGGCGTTCCTCAGATTACCGCCATAGCACTCGTGGCTGACAAAGCCCAAGAGTACGGCCTCCACGTGATAGCCGACGGTGGGATACGCTATTCTGGAGACATAGTGAAGGCGATAGCCGCTGGGGCTGACGCCGTTATGCTCGGTTCCCTGCTGGCCGGAACGAAGGAGGCTCCGGGCAAGGAGGTAGTCATGAACGGAAGAAGGTACAAGCAGTACCGCGGAATGGGCTCGCTCGGGGCCATGATGAAAGGCGGAGCGGAGCGCTACTACCAGAAGGGGCACATGAAGACGAAGAAGTTCGTCCCGGAGGGGGTTGAGGGAGTGGTTCCCTACAAGGGACCGGTTGGAGAAGTTCTCTACCAGCTCATAGGCGGCCTCAGGGCTGGAATGGGCTACGTGGGGGCCAGAAACATCCCCGAGCTGAAGGAGAAGGGCGAGTTCGTTATCATAACCCACGCTGGCTACATCGAGAGCCACCCGCACGACATACTGATAACCAACGAGGCGCCGAACTACCCACTCGGGAAGTGA
- a CDS encoding gamma-glutamyl-gamma-aminobutyrate hydrolase family protein, translated as MRPIIAIIGTSRDGYTLANTHHFRKVLEAGGLPVLFSPEGDPEDVIEVADGILLVEGPDIHPRFYGEDPSLSLRDVDVAKDEFEITLVKLAIDGEIPILGVGRGMQIINVALGGTLYQDVYEIPKAIKHDWEIGRVRPDQKLHTVRVKTDSKLYNILKDVLVIEGTNDAWTWVNSFHHQAVKKVGEGLRQVAFSVDGLIEGIESTDESFVIGVQWQPEYLDEMKVLYEALVKAALGHQERKHEIELIQLEEEAKKRLAQETTEQDETHHTSETSDNLPDTTQT; from the coding sequence ATGCGTCCAATCATAGCCATAATCGGTACTTCCAGAGATGGATACACCCTGGCGAATACACATCACTTCAGGAAGGTTCTTGAGGCGGGCGGTCTTCCAGTGCTATTCAGCCCTGAGGGAGATCCCGAGGACGTTATAGAGGTCGCGGACGGCATACTCCTCGTTGAGGGCCCGGACATTCATCCCAGGTTCTACGGCGAGGATCCCTCACTCAGCCTCAGGGATGTGGACGTTGCCAAGGACGAGTTCGAAATAACCCTGGTCAAACTGGCGATTGATGGGGAAATTCCAATTCTCGGCGTGGGCAGGGGAATGCAGATAATAAACGTCGCCCTCGGGGGGACGCTGTACCAGGACGTATATGAAATTCCGAAAGCCATAAAACACGACTGGGAGATCGGCAGGGTCAGGCCTGACCAGAAGCTCCACACGGTAAGGGTAAAAACGGACTCAAAGCTCTACAACATCCTCAAAGACGTCCTGGTCATCGAGGGCACGAACGATGCCTGGACCTGGGTAAACAGCTTCCACCACCAGGCCGTTAAGAAGGTTGGAGAGGGTCTCAGGCAGGTGGCCTTTTCCGTCGATGGTCTCATAGAGGGCATTGAGTCCACCGACGAGAGCTTCGTTATTGGCGTTCAGTGGCAGCCCGAGTATCTGGATGAGATGAAAGTCCTGTATGAGGCGCTGGTGAAGGCGGCTCTCGGTCATCAGGAGAGGAAGCACGAGATTGAACTGATTCAGCTGGAAGAAGAAGCAAAGAAGAGGCTTGCCCAGGAGACTACGGAACAAGATGAGACCCATCACACGTCGGAAACGAGCGATAACCTTCCCGACACGACCCAAACGTGA
- a CDS encoding ribose 1,5-bisphosphate isomerase, with protein sequence MAVVKEVLEIAEKIKNMEIRGAGKIARSAAYALQLQAEKSKATNVDEFWKEMKQAAKILFETRPTAVSLPNALRYVMHRGKIAYSSGADLEQLRFVIINAAKEFIHNSEKALERIGEFGAKRIEDGDVIMTHCHSKAAISVMKTAWEQGKDIKVIVTETRPKWQGKITAKELASYGIPVIYVVDSAARHYMKMTDKVVMGADSITVNGAVINKIGTALIALTAKEHRVWTMIAAETYKFHPETMLGQLVEIEMRDPTEVIPEDELKTWPKNIEVWNPAFDVTPPEYVDVIITERGIIPPYAAIDILREEFGWALKYTEPWED encoded by the coding sequence ATGGCAGTTGTAAAGGAAGTCCTCGAGATTGCGGAGAAGATAAAGAACATGGAAATCAGGGGAGCCGGGAAGATAGCCAGGTCGGCCGCCTACGCCCTCCAGCTTCAGGCCGAGAAAAGCAAGGCCACCAACGTTGACGAGTTCTGGAAAGAGATGAAGCAGGCGGCAAAGATACTATTCGAGACAAGGCCCACCGCCGTTTCCCTGCCAAACGCGCTCCGTTACGTCATGCACAGGGGGAAGATAGCGTACTCAAGCGGGGCAGACCTTGAACAGCTCAGGTTCGTCATAATAAACGCCGCCAAGGAGTTCATCCACAATTCGGAGAAGGCCCTTGAGAGGATCGGAGAGTTCGGCGCAAAGAGAATCGAGGACGGCGACGTCATAATGACTCACTGCCACAGCAAGGCTGCCATAAGCGTCATGAAGACCGCCTGGGAGCAGGGCAAGGACATAAAGGTCATCGTGACCGAGACTAGGCCCAAGTGGCAGGGCAAGATAACCGCCAAGGAGCTCGCTTCTTACGGCATTCCGGTCATCTACGTCGTTGATTCAGCGGCAAGACACTACATGAAGATGACCGACAAGGTCGTTATGGGGGCTGACTCGATAACCGTAAACGGCGCGGTGATAAACAAGATTGGGACTGCTTTGATAGCCTTGACCGCGAAGGAACACAGGGTTTGGACTATGATCGCTGCCGAAACCTACAAGTTCCACCCGGAGACGATGCTCGGCCAGCTCGTCGAGATTGAGATGCGCGATCCAACGGAGGTCATCCCCGAGGATGAGCTGAAGACCTGGCCGAAGAACATCGAGGTCTGGAATCCGGCCTTTGACGTTACTCCACCGGAGTACGTGGACGTCATAATCACCGAGCGCGGGATAATACCACCGTACGCGGCGATAGACATTCTCAGAGAAGAATTCGGCTGGGCTCTCAAGTACACCGAGCCCTGGGAGGACTGA
- a CDS encoding SPL family radical SAM protein → MYIRPFDPWKSPLCTCPFKYTLNPYTGCDHACVYCYITSYIPNAFRVRTKEGLLPKLEKELRKLDKNAIVALSYSSDPYPTIERELGITRKVLELFRGYNVRCLLLTKSDIFERDIDILSELRCAVGVTVTTVDEKKAKLLEPNAPSPKRRMKALKKAKDAGIPVYARIDPIIPYYTWEDFDETLDALSFVSHITVSTLKLRPDSKKRMFAKFPELMEKLWPLYERGERIGGYYYLPKDVRMPILREAEKKITEKGITFGSCREGYRSFPTCDGSHLVP, encoded by the coding sequence ATGTACATAAGGCCATTCGACCCCTGGAAAAGCCCCCTCTGTACCTGCCCCTTCAAGTACACCCTCAACCCTTACACCGGTTGCGACCATGCATGCGTTTACTGCTACATAACCAGCTACATTCCCAACGCCTTCCGCGTGAGGACTAAAGAGGGTCTTCTCCCCAAGCTTGAAAAGGAACTCAGAAAGCTCGACAAAAACGCAATAGTGGCACTTTCATACTCATCCGATCCGTATCCAACCATAGAACGGGAGCTTGGGATTACCAGAAAGGTCCTCGAGCTTTTTAGGGGGTACAACGTCCGTTGCCTCCTTTTGACGAAGTCCGACATCTTTGAGAGGGATATAGACATCCTGAGCGAGCTGAGGTGCGCTGTTGGAGTAACTGTAACGACTGTGGACGAAAAGAAGGCAAAGCTCCTTGAACCCAACGCCCCATCTCCAAAGAGAAGGATGAAGGCACTGAAAAAAGCGAAAGATGCAGGCATTCCTGTCTACGCCCGGATAGACCCGATAATCCCCTACTACACATGGGAAGACTTCGACGAGACGCTTGATGCACTTTCCTTTGTGAGCCACATAACGGTCTCCACCCTCAAGCTCAGGCCCGACTCAAAAAAGAGGATGTTTGCAAAGTTCCCGGAGCTTATGGAAAAGCTGTGGCCGCTTTACGAGAGGGGAGAGAGGATAGGGGGCTACTACTACCTCCCAAAGGACGTCAGAATGCCCATCCTGAGGGAAGCAGAAAAGAAGATAACCGAGAAGGGAATCACGTTTGGGTCGTGTCGGGAAGGTTATCGCTCGTTTCCGACGTGTGATGGGTCTCATCTTGTTCCGTAG
- a CDS encoding antitoxin AF2212-like protein → MGENVEVVEAVYENGVLKPLKPLKLKEGEHLVIKLYRKDIVEKTEKFRKIISPENFKESPEEYLQKLREERL, encoded by the coding sequence ATGGGAGAGAACGTCGAGGTCGTTGAAGCGGTTTACGAGAACGGTGTGCTGAAGCCGCTTAAGCCGCTGAAGCTGAAGGAAGGGGAGCATCTAGTAATAAAGCTCTACAGGAAGGACATAGTTGAGAAAACGGAAAAATTTAGAAAAATAATATCTCCTGAGAACTTCAAAGAAAGCCCCGAAGAGTACCTCCAGAAGCTCAGGGAGGAGCGGCTATGA
- a CDS encoding DUF835 domain-containing protein, with protein MDSYLMAAAFDAGVKLAAGGMLLFFSHQRHRKAAYYWGFAWIIYAYAIIGDLGIHPEIAAVLLGFFSSLILQGVLRVNEEVSMSQDYIRALSWGPAAIGVYTAILLLFLEKTPETAVMGIVYGASGVFLSIGGLILYRMREFYDQDTAYLGLSLSTYGVYQMLYPVLWNEGFKFWGLFIGLVLTVVTALFMVQLSLGEVFEIEEPKTQVEIQPGVLVVDPAQFEDFKKQFREYPVLAFVRNVEVPSSWKVYRITNLGGYGNVSPTNLPRILETAVDYIRSFENSDLKPVIVLEGLEYLKLYNDFRAIAKFLTSLRDYVAVSNGTLVLVLEKDAWEEREMKTLERLLT; from the coding sequence GTGGACTCCTACCTAATGGCGGCGGCGTTTGACGCTGGAGTAAAGCTAGCTGCGGGAGGAATGCTCCTGTTTTTCTCCCACCAGCGGCATAGAAAGGCCGCCTACTACTGGGGTTTTGCCTGGATAATATATGCCTACGCTATAATCGGGGATCTAGGCATTCATCCTGAGATAGCGGCGGTTCTGCTTGGCTTCTTTTCATCTCTGATCCTGCAGGGGGTCCTAAGGGTAAACGAAGAGGTCTCAATGTCTCAGGATTACATCCGGGCTCTTTCGTGGGGACCGGCCGCTATTGGAGTGTACACAGCGATTCTCCTCCTTTTCCTCGAAAAAACGCCTGAAACAGCCGTTATGGGGATCGTCTACGGAGCCTCCGGTGTCTTCTTGAGTATCGGCGGACTTATACTTTATCGGATGAGGGAATTCTACGATCAGGACACTGCGTACCTCGGCCTGTCCCTGAGCACGTACGGGGTATATCAAATGCTTTATCCCGTGTTATGGAACGAGGGCTTTAAGTTCTGGGGGCTGTTCATTGGCCTGGTTCTGACCGTCGTTACGGCCCTCTTCATGGTTCAGCTCTCGCTTGGGGAGGTCTTTGAGATTGAAGAACCTAAAACGCAGGTGGAAATTCAGCCAGGAGTCCTGGTAGTGGATCCGGCACAGTTTGAAGACTTCAAAAAGCAGTTTAGGGAATACCCCGTTCTGGCTTTTGTGAGGAACGTCGAAGTGCCAAGTAGCTGGAAAGTATATAGGATAACAAACCTTGGCGGTTATGGGAACGTTTCTCCAACCAATCTCCCAAGGATCCTCGAAACTGCGGTTGATTACATCCGTTCATTCGAGAACTCTGATTTAAAGCCTGTCATCGTTCTCGAAGGGCTCGAATACCTCAAGCTCTACAACGATTTTAGGGCCATAGCAAAGTTCCTGACATCCCTGCGGGACTACGTCGCTGTTAGCAATGGAACACTCGTGCTCGTCCTAGAAAAAGACGCCTGGGAAGAAAGGGAGATGAAAACGCTGGAGAGGCTCCTCACGTGA
- a CDS encoding type II toxin-antitoxin system VapC family toxin — protein MKVVLDTSVVVNLFSSFYPDRSEVAKRIAKLSEMGILEIYAPRLGEFEFVSVLSRFLSQEMVREAHEIYMELVADFVGEGLLSDRILELAFSTGHRIPDLYFVATAQHINALLLTNDRKMAEMARSAGVKAFYLTEEADEFFKLAGVNG, from the coding sequence ATGAAAGTTGTCCTCGATACCTCTGTTGTGGTTAATCTTTTTTCCAGTTTTTATCCCGACAGGTCTGAAGTCGCCAAAAGGATCGCCAAGCTCTCGGAAATGGGCATTCTTGAAATCTATGCTCCGCGGCTCGGGGAGTTCGAGTTCGTATCAGTTCTATCTAGATTCCTTTCCCAAGAGATGGTGAGGGAAGCTCACGAAATATATATGGAACTCGTTGCAGACTTTGTGGGAGAAGGCCTTTTGTCCGATAGGATCCTTGAACTCGCCTTTTCAACCGGTCATCGCATTCCTGACCTCTACTTCGTTGCGACTGCACAACATATCAACGCCCTTCTCCTGACCAACGACCGAAAAATGGCCGAAATGGCCAGGTCTGCCGGTGTGAAAGCTTTCTACCTCACTGAAGAGGCCGATGAGTTTTTCAAGCTCGCGGGGGTGAATGGATGA
- a CDS encoding hypothetical protein (functions along with aFIB and aL7a; guides 2'-O-methylation of ribose to specific sites in RNAs) → MKAYIAENVRGIYAFDESGKLIGSKPFSGKPEVSLDKLLKGEPSDELIEFLDELGSEGYTEFVVEDSELSRNLKELGYNATAEFPNIAGEKLRSSPEEFLGENWFDEYFSVGVALTRLRIQEQSGARDKMIIQAIEALDDIDKVINLLVSRLREWYGLHFPELDELLPKHPQYVAFVKEIGPRENATREKLEKLGFSEGKIEKILEAAEKSMGAPLGKFDSAIIQKLASEIHDLYKLREQIEDYLETAMDEVAPNLKALVGAKLAARLMSLAGGLKELAMMPASTIQVLGAEKALFRHLRTGAKPPKHGVIFQYPAINRSPWWQRGKIARALAGKLAIAARVDYFSGEYIGEELKKELEQRIQEIKEKYPNPPKRKAKPEKKKKEKKKFKGKGKGKHEKGKGFGGKKDKKKKKKGKGGKR, encoded by the coding sequence ATGAAAGCTTACATAGCCGAGAACGTCAGGGGCATCTACGCCTTTGACGAGAGCGGGAAGCTCATAGGGAGCAAACCCTTCAGCGGGAAGCCGGAGGTAAGCCTTGACAAGCTCCTCAAGGGCGAGCCGAGCGACGAGCTCATAGAGTTTCTCGACGAGCTTGGAAGCGAAGGCTACACCGAGTTCGTGGTCGAGGACTCCGAGCTGAGCAGAAACCTCAAGGAGCTCGGCTACAACGCCACAGCCGAGTTCCCGAACATAGCTGGCGAAAAGCTCCGCTCAAGCCCCGAGGAGTTCCTGGGCGAGAACTGGTTCGACGAGTACTTCAGCGTTGGTGTTGCCCTGACCAGGCTCCGCATACAGGAGCAGAGCGGCGCTCGCGATAAGATGATCATCCAGGCCATCGAGGCCCTCGACGACATTGACAAGGTCATAAACCTCCTCGTTTCTCGTCTTAGGGAGTGGTACGGTCTCCACTTCCCGGAGCTCGATGAACTCCTCCCGAAGCACCCTCAGTACGTTGCGTTCGTTAAGGAGATCGGCCCGAGGGAGAACGCGACCAGGGAGAAGCTTGAGAAGCTCGGCTTCTCCGAGGGCAAGATAGAGAAAATCCTTGAAGCGGCCGAGAAGTCAATGGGCGCCCCGCTCGGCAAGTTCGACAGCGCCATAATCCAGAAGTTGGCCAGCGAGATACACGACCTCTACAAGCTGAGGGAGCAGATAGAGGACTACCTTGAGACTGCCATGGACGAAGTTGCTCCGAACCTCAAGGCGCTCGTCGGGGCGAAGCTTGCTGCCAGACTCATGAGCCTCGCAGGTGGATTGAAAGAGCTCGCCATGATGCCGGCATCGACCATACAGGTTCTCGGAGCCGAAAAAGCCCTCTTCAGGCACCTCAGGACGGGTGCAAAGCCGCCCAAGCACGGTGTCATCTTCCAGTATCCGGCTATAAACCGCTCACCCTGGTGGCAGAGGGGTAAGATAGCCCGCGCTCTGGCAGGAAAGCTCGCGATAGCGGCAAGGGTGGACTACTTCTCCGGCGAATACATAGGTGAGGAGCTGAAGAAGGAGCTTGAGCAGAGGATTCAGGAGATCAAGGAGAAGTACCCGAACCCGCCGAAGAGGAAGGCCAAGCCCGAGAAGAAAAAGAAGGAAAAGAAGAAGTTCAAGGGCAAAGGAAAAGGAAAGCACGAGAAGGGCAAGGGCTTCGGCGGAAAGAAGGACAAAAAGAAAAAGAAGAAGGGTAAGGGCGGTAAGAGGTGA
- a CDS encoding GMP synthase subunit A: MIVIMDNGGQYVHRIWRTLRYLGVEAKIIPNTTPLEEIKAMKPKGIIFSGGPDINKTGNCSAILEHYDEFNVPILGICLGHQLIAKHFGGKVGRGEKAEYSLVEIEILDENDIFRGLPRKLRVWESHMDEVKELPPGFKLLARSETCPVEAMKHESLPIYGVQFHPEVAHTEHGADIYRNFAELCGEL, from the coding sequence ATGATAGTCATAATGGACAACGGGGGCCAATACGTCCACAGGATTTGGAGAACCCTTCGCTACCTCGGCGTTGAGGCGAAGATAATCCCGAACACGACGCCGCTTGAGGAGATCAAGGCGATGAAGCCGAAGGGGATAATCTTCTCGGGAGGCCCGGACATAAATAAAACAGGAAACTGCTCCGCCATCCTTGAGCACTACGACGAGTTCAACGTTCCGATACTCGGCATCTGTCTCGGCCACCAGCTCATAGCAAAGCACTTCGGAGGAAAGGTCGGAAGGGGAGAGAAGGCCGAATACAGCCTCGTCGAGATAGAGATACTCGACGAGAATGATATATTCAGGGGGCTTCCGAGGAAGCTGAGGGTCTGGGAGAGCCACATGGACGAGGTCAAGGAGCTCCCTCCAGGTTTCAAGCTCTTAGCCAGGAGCGAGACCTGTCCCGTCGAGGCAATGAAGCACGAAAGCCTCCCTATCTACGGCGTTCAGTTCCACCCGGAGGTTGCCCACACCGAACACGGAGCGGACATCTACCGCAACTTCGCGGAGCTGTGTGGGGAGCTTTAA
- the guaA gene encoding glutamine-hydrolyzing GMP synthase, whose amino-acid sequence MWENFIEEKVKEIRETVGDGKAIIALSGGVDSSTAAVLAHRAIGDRLHAVFVNTGFMRKGEPEFVVKTFRDEFGLNLHYVDASERFFRELKGVTDPEEKRKIIGRVFIEVFEEVAKEINADFLIQGTIAPDWIESHGKIKSHHNVGGLPERLNLKLIEPLRDLYKDEVRELAKELGLPEKIYNRMPFPGPGLAVRVLGEVTPERVAIVREANAIVEEEIEKAGLKPWQAFAVLLGVKTVGVQGDIRAYKETVAVRVVESLDGMTANAMNVPWEVLQRIAFRITSEIPEVGRVLYDITNKPPATIEFE is encoded by the coding sequence ATGTGGGAGAACTTCATCGAGGAGAAGGTTAAGGAGATAAGAGAGACTGTCGGTGATGGAAAGGCCATCATAGCCCTCTCTGGTGGTGTTGACAGCTCAACCGCCGCAGTTCTGGCGCACAGGGCTATAGGCGACAGACTGCACGCTGTCTTCGTGAACACGGGCTTCATGCGCAAGGGCGAACCCGAGTTCGTAGTCAAGACCTTCCGGGACGAGTTTGGACTGAACCTCCACTACGTTGACGCGAGCGAGCGATTCTTCAGGGAGCTTAAGGGCGTGACCGACCCGGAGGAGAAGAGGAAGATAATCGGAAGAGTATTCATCGAGGTCTTTGAGGAAGTTGCGAAGGAGATAAACGCCGACTTCCTGATCCAGGGGACGATAGCCCCTGACTGGATAGAGAGCCATGGCAAGATAAAGAGCCACCACAACGTTGGGGGACTGCCTGAGAGGCTCAACCTCAAGCTGATCGAACCCTTGAGGGACCTCTACAAGGACGAGGTCAGGGAGCTGGCGAAGGAGCTCGGTCTTCCTGAGAAGATATACAACCGCATGCCCTTCCCGGGGCCGGGGCTGGCCGTTAGGGTTCTCGGAGAGGTTACACCTGAGAGGGTCGCAATCGTGAGAGAAGCAAACGCTATAGTTGAAGAGGAAATTGAGAAGGCCGGGCTTAAGCCATGGCAGGCTTTCGCAGTTCTGCTCGGGGTTAAAACCGTCGGCGTTCAGGGCGACATAAGGGCCTACAAGGAGACGGTAGCGGTTCGCGTTGTTGAGAGCCTCGATGGAATGACTGCCAACGCGATGAACGTCCCCTGGGAGGTACTCCAGAGGATAGCCTTCAGGATAACGAGCGAGATTCCAGAGGTTGGAAGGGTGCTCTACGACATCACGAACAAGCCTCCGGCGACGATAGAGTTCGAGTGA
- a CDS encoding PLP-dependent aminotransferase family protein: MQEKLENKLAAQPLDFESFFSQKAMEMKASEVRELLKLVETSDVISLAGGLPAPETFPVDIIKEITMEVLSKHADKALQYGTTKGFTPLRLALARWMEKRYGIPMSKVEVMIVAGSQQALDLIGRVFIDPGDIVVVEAPTYLAALNAFKFYDPEFISIPLDDDGMKVDVLEEKLKKLKAEGKRIKFVYTVSTFQNPAGVTMSLERRKHLIELANEYDFLIVEDNPYSELRYSGEPIPPIKHFDDEGRVIYLGTFSKIFAPGFRLGWVSAHPHFIRKMEIAKQAVDLCANPFGQVIAWKYVEDGHLDRHIPRVIEFYKPRRDAMLEALEEYMPEGVRWTKPDGGMFIWVTLPEGIDTKLMMEKAVAKGVAYVPGEAFFAHREVKNTMRLNFTYVPEEKIREGVRRLAEVIEEEIKKLK; encoded by the coding sequence ATGCAGGAAAAGCTTGAGAACAAACTCGCGGCCCAACCCCTGGACTTCGAGTCATTTTTCTCACAAAAGGCTATGGAGATGAAGGCTTCTGAGGTTAGGGAGCTCCTCAAACTCGTTGAAACGAGCGACGTTATAAGTCTCGCGGGGGGTCTCCCCGCCCCCGAGACGTTTCCCGTTGATATTATAAAGGAGATCACTATGGAAGTCCTCTCAAAGCACGCGGACAAGGCCCTCCAGTACGGAACGACCAAGGGCTTCACTCCGCTCCGCCTTGCCCTGGCTAGGTGGATGGAAAAGCGCTACGGAATCCCAATGAGCAAGGTCGAGGTAATGATAGTCGCAGGAAGCCAGCAGGCGCTTGACTTGATAGGAAGGGTCTTCATTGATCCGGGAGACATCGTGGTGGTTGAGGCGCCGACCTACCTTGCCGCCCTCAACGCCTTCAAGTTCTATGATCCTGAGTTCATCTCAATCCCTCTGGACGACGATGGAATGAAAGTCGACGTCCTGGAAGAGAAACTTAAAAAGCTGAAGGCCGAAGGAAAGAGGATAAAGTTTGTCTACACTGTCTCAACCTTCCAGAACCCCGCTGGAGTGACGATGAGCCTCGAGAGGAGAAAGCACCTAATAGAGCTGGCTAACGAGTACGACTTCCTCATCGTTGAGGACAACCCGTACAGTGAGCTCCGTTATTCGGGCGAACCGATACCCCCGATAAAGCACTTCGACGATGAAGGTCGTGTTATCTACCTAGGCACGTTCTCGAAGATATTCGCCCCCGGCTTCCGCCTTGGATGGGTCTCGGCTCACCCGCACTTCATCAGGAAGATGGAGATTGCAAAGCAGGCCGTTGACCTCTGTGCGAACCCGTTCGGTCAGGTCATAGCTTGGAAGTACGTGGAAGACGGCCACCTCGACAGGCACATTCCAAGGGTCATCGAGTTCTACAAGCCGAGGAGGGATGCGATGCTCGAGGCCCTCGAAGAGTACATGCCAGAGGGGGTCAGGTGGACGAAGCCAGACGGAGGCATGTTCATATGGGTGACCCTTCCTGAGGGCATCGACACCAAGCTAATGATGGAGAAGGCGGTCGCCAAGGGAGTTGCCTACGTCCCGGGTGAGGCTTTCTTTGCCCACAGAGAAGTTAAGAACACAATGAGGCTCAACTTCACCTACGTCCCGGAGGAGAAGATTAGGGAAGGAGTCAGGAGGCTCGCCGAGGTAATAGAGGAGGAGATAAAGAAGCTCAAGTGA
- a CDS encoding OsmC family protein, protein MVKGAVKWVPGEEFQFIGRMEDDKCSVILGDGGISPMKLLLLSVAGCTAYDVVMILQKMREQIKGLEVEISGERREEHPRIYTKVHIHYKIYGNVKEEKARRAIELSQDKYCSASAHVKLSGAELTYSLEIVPDDE, encoded by the coding sequence ATGGTCAAAGGGGCAGTAAAGTGGGTTCCTGGTGAGGAGTTTCAGTTCATCGGAAGGATGGAAGACGACAAGTGCTCCGTCATCCTGGGTGATGGCGGTATAAGTCCAATGAAGCTCCTCCTCCTGAGCGTGGCCGGGTGCACGGCCTACGACGTCGTCATGATCCTTCAAAAGATGAGGGAGCAGATAAAGGGGCTGGAAGTCGAGATTTCTGGAGAAAGGCGCGAGGAGCACCCGCGCATCTACACCAAAGTCCATATCCACTACAAGATATACGGAAACGTTAAAGAGGAGAAGGCTAGAAGGGCCATAGAACTCAGCCAGGACAAATACTGCTCGGCATCAGCACACGTAAAGCTCAGCGGTGCCGAGCTTACATACTCCCTTGAGATAGTCCCTGATGATGAGTAA